A genomic region of Methylobacterium durans contains the following coding sequences:
- a CDS encoding VOC family protein, which yields MRSFFHLAYNVRNLDEAREFYGDVLGCREGRSASTWVDFDFFGHEISLHLGEPFKVENTGHVGEHLVPMPHLGVALELDDWRALAERLNAKNLQFVLKPMARFEGQPGEQWTMFFLDPSGNPIEIKGFRSFDGLFEA from the coding sequence GTGCGCAGCTTTTTCCACCTAGCCTACAATGTCCGCAATCTCGACGAGGCGCGTGAGTTCTATGGTGACGTCCTCGGCTGCCGCGAGGGCCGGAGTGCTTCGACGTGGGTCGATTTCGATTTTTTCGGCCATGAAATCTCGCTGCACCTGGGTGAGCCCTTCAAGGTCGAGAATACCGGTCACGTCGGCGAGCATCTGGTTCCGATGCCTCATCTGGGCGTTGCTCTGGAACTCGACGACTGGCGAGCCTTGGCCGAGCGCCTGAATGCGAAGAATCTCCAATTCGTCCTCAAGCCGATGGCGCGGTTCGAAGGTCAACCGGGGGAGCAATGGACGATGTTCTTTCTCGACCCATCCGGCAATCCGATCGAGATCAAAGGATTCCGGTCGTTCGATGGCCTGTTCGAGGCGTGA
- a CDS encoding S1C family serine protease, whose product MSAAATPSLLVGLSAELSDLVGRVAPSLVAVRSPRSRASGFTWQPHLIVTAEEALADDGEISVDLPDGSTAAAAIVGRDPSTDIALLRVEAALQPATLSAPALAAGGLVVAVGSAQGQPLAALGTVAQSGPAWRSLRGGSIDARIELGLTLRREAEGGLVVDANGHAFGMVVFGPSRRVLVIPTGTIERVAAMLRIDGRIARGYLGLGLHPISLPDGGTGVMIMSVAADGPGAAAGLLQGDVITGWNGRSIETLRAVQQDLGSDSIGRTVALSLRRAGADLQVTLTVAERPSP is encoded by the coding sequence ATGTCCGCTGCCGCCACGCCCTCCCTTCTCGTCGGCCTCTCCGCCGAACTCTCGGATCTCGTCGGCCGTGTTGCACCAAGCCTCGTCGCGGTCCGCTCGCCCCGCTCCCGGGCGAGCGGCTTCACATGGCAGCCCCATCTGATCGTCACCGCAGAGGAGGCGCTAGCCGACGATGGCGAGATCAGCGTCGACCTGCCTGACGGCTCGACCGCGGCGGCAGCCATCGTCGGACGCGATCCCTCGACGGACATCGCGCTCCTGCGCGTCGAGGCCGCCCTTCAGCCGGCGACGCTGTCGGCGCCCGCCCTCGCAGCCGGCGGCCTCGTGGTTGCCGTTGGGAGCGCCCAGGGCCAGCCGCTCGCCGCGCTCGGTACGGTCGCGCAGTCTGGACCAGCTTGGCGGTCGCTGCGCGGCGGCAGCATCGATGCGCGGATCGAACTCGGCCTGACGCTGCGACGCGAAGCCGAAGGCGGTCTCGTCGTTGACGCAAACGGCCATGCCTTCGGGATGGTGGTCTTCGGACCGAGTCGACGCGTGCTCGTCATACCGACCGGCACGATCGAGCGTGTCGCGGCCATGCTGCGGATCGATGGTCGGATCGCACGCGGCTATCTCGGTCTGGGCTTGCACCCGATTTCGTTGCCCGATGGCGGGACCGGTGTGATGATCATGAGCGTCGCCGCGGATGGTCCGGGCGCGGCGGCCGGCTTGCTGCAGGGCGACGTCATCACGGGCTGGAACGGAAGGTCGATCGAGACCCTCAGGGCCGTGCAGCAAGACCTTGGGTCCGACAGCATCGGCAGGACTGTCGCGCTGTCGCTGCGGCGTGCCGGAGCCGATCTGCAGGTAACGCTCACCGTCGCGGAGCGACCTTCACCGTGA
- a CDS encoding IS630 family transposase (programmed frameshift) yields the protein MSAAVALREDFNADDLRRLAKASRDAGQSRRLLALAEIYEGGSRTDAARIGVVGLQTVRDWVLAFNAAGPAGLINRKAPGNPAKLSDAQRQALAQIVESGPDPDRHGVVRWRLKDLAAWIYASFGVSLDESTVGRTVKQLGFRKLSARPRHHEQDPAALAAFKKNLPAEVRAIRARLPAGAAIEVWWSDEARVGQKNTLPRRWARRGSRPSAPKDQRTAHAYIFGAICPEKGKGAGLIMPRCDTAAMNEHLREISCSVEEGAHAVLILDGAGWHVAHDLVVPANITLLPLPACAPELNPVENVWQFLRDNWLGDRVFSSYEDIVEQCCQVWNRFIDQPWKIMSIGLRDWAYQL from the exons ATGTCCGCTGCGGTTGCTCTGCGTGAGGATTTCAACGCCGACGATCTTCGACGTCTGGCCAAGGCCAGCCGAGACGCGGGCCAGAGCCGCCGGCTGCTGGCGCTGGCCGAGATCTACGAGGGCGGCAGCCGCACGGATGCGGCTCGGATCGGGGTGGTAGGGTTGCAGACGGTGCGCGATTGGGTGCTCGCCTTCAACGCAGCTGGCCCGGCCGGGCTGATCAACCGCAAGGCCCCGGGCAACCCAGCCAAGTTGAGCGATGCGCAGCGTCAAGCGCTGGCGCAGATCGTCGAGAGCGGGCCGGACCCGGATCGACACGGCGTGGTGCGCTGGCGGCTGAAGGATCTCGCCGCCTGGATCTACGCCAGCTTCGGCGTGAGCCTGGACGAGAGCACGGTGGGCCGCACGGTGAAACAACTCGGCTTCCGCAAGCTGTCGGCACGCCCGCGCCATCATGAGCAGGACCCGGCCGCACTGGCAGCCTTCA AAAAAAACTTGCCAGCCGAGGTGAGGGCGATCCGAGCCCGGCTGCCGGCTGGCGCGGCCATCGAGGTGTGGTGGTCAGACGAGGCTCGGGTCGGCCAGAAGAACACGCTGCCCCGCCGCTGGGCGCGCCGCGGCAGCCGGCCCTCGGCGCCCAAGGACCAACGTACGGCCCACGCCTACATCTTCGGAGCGATCTGTCCCGAGAAGGGCAAGGGTGCCGGCCTCATCATGCCGAGATGCGATACCGCGGCGATGAACGAGCACCTCAGGGAGATCAGCTGCAGCGTCGAGGAAGGCGCCCACGCCGTGCTGATCCTCGATGGGGCGGGCTGGCACGTCGCCCACGACCTCGTCGTGCCCGCCAACATCACCCTGCTGCCGCTGCCAGCCTGCGCCCCGGAACTCAACCCGGTCGAGAATGTCTGGCAGTTCCTGCGCGACAACTGGCTCGGCGACCGCGTCTTCTCGTCCTACGAGGACATTGTCGAGCAGTGCTGTCAGGTCTGGAACCGGTTCATCGACCAGCCTTGGAAGATCATGTCCATCGGCCTGCGTGACTGGGCCTATCAGTTATGA
- a CDS encoding S1C family serine protease, whose amino-acid sequence MRVVTDQLADRRRSELPLDAYSRVVAEAADRVGPAEIQVENRVGPRGGFGSGMILAGDGLILTNSHVVSAARRVRITLSDGTEAEAEVIGDDPDTDLALLRAGLPPGTKAASLGDSKSLRRGHLVVAIGNPLGFESTVTAGVVSALGRSLRGRNGRLIDDVIQTDAAVNPGSSGGPLVSPSGEVVGVNTAMVGRAQGLCFAVPSNTARFVLAAFLHHGRVRRAHLGIVAQTIPLPRSLAVAIGAEPWAVRIGEVELGGSAPAGGLRAGDVIVGLYGHAVGGADVLIRLLDAETWPLQRIR is encoded by the coding sequence GTGCGGGTGGTGACGGACCAGCTTGCGGACCGCCGCCGATCCGAGCTCCCGCTCGATGCCTACTCGCGCGTTGTCGCGGAGGCTGCGGACCGCGTCGGCCCCGCCGAAATTCAGGTCGAGAACCGCGTTGGCCCGCGAGGCGGCTTCGGCTCGGGCATGATCCTGGCTGGCGATGGGCTCATCCTCACCAACAGCCACGTCGTCTCAGCGGCTCGCCGCGTCCGTATCACTCTCTCGGATGGCACCGAAGCCGAGGCTGAGGTCATCGGGGACGATCCCGATACGGATCTGGCGCTGCTGCGGGCGGGGCTGCCACCAGGCACCAAGGCGGCCTCCCTCGGCGATTCGAAGTCTTTGCGCCGCGGCCACCTCGTCGTTGCGATCGGCAATCCGCTCGGCTTCGAGTCCACCGTCACGGCCGGAGTCGTCTCGGCGCTCGGCCGCTCCCTTCGCGGACGCAACGGCCGACTGATCGATGACGTGATCCAGACGGATGCGGCGGTGAACCCTGGCAGTTCCGGCGGACCGCTCGTGTCTCCCTCCGGCGAAGTGGTTGGCGTCAACACAGCTATGGTCGGGCGTGCGCAGGGCCTGTGTTTTGCCGTCCCCAGCAACACGGCGCGGTTCGTGCTCGCGGCGTTTCTGCACCACGGTCGGGTGCGCCGAGCCCATCTCGGTATTGTGGCTCAGACCATCCCGCTGCCACGCAGCCTAGCGGTCGCGATTGGGGCGGAGCCTTGGGCCGTGCGGATCGGCGAAGTTGAACTGGGCGGCTCGGCTCCGGCCGGCGGGTTGCGCGCCGGCGACGTCATCGTGGGCCTGTACGGCCATGCCGTAGGCGGGGCCGACGTGCTCATCCGCCTGCTTGACGCCGAAACTTGGCCATTACAGCGCATCCGCTAA
- a CDS encoding response regulator transcription factor — MTGPDLPRPIVVALAVPDPALADRLAALLADLPGLRLAGAGEQADVSVVPVEPEAGPRPGAELTPRELEVLALLAEGASNKAIARQLCISVHTAKFHVGALLDKLDADGRTGAVAHAARLGVIHL; from the coding sequence GTGACCGGACCGGATCTGCCCCGTCCGATCGTCGTCGCGCTCGCCGTGCCGGATCCAGCGCTGGCCGACCGCCTCGCTGCCCTGCTGGCGGATCTGCCGGGGCTGCGCCTTGCGGGCGCCGGTGAACAGGCCGACGTCTCTGTGGTCCCGGTCGAGCCAGAGGCCGGCCCGCGCCCGGGTGCTGAGCTCACGCCGCGAGAGCTGGAGGTGCTGGCGCTCCTGGCCGAAGGCGCCTCGAACAAAGCCATCGCGCGTCAGCTCTGCATCTCGGTGCACACGGCCAAGTTTCACGTCGGTGCTCTGCTCGACAAGCTCGACGCGGACGGGCGGACCGGAGCGGTCGCACATGCGGCCCGGCTCGGCGTCATTCATCTCTAG
- a CDS encoding 3-oxoacyl-ACP reductase family protein: protein MSELAGKRALVTGASRGIGAAIALALTEKGADVAVTYERSAERAAEVVRAIETKGGRSFAIQADSADAAAVKRSIEAAIDGLGGLDILVNNAGIARGGPLADMSLADIDAILDVNVRSVVLASQAAIPHLKEGGRIISIGSCLAERVASPGMTVYSMSKSALLAFTRGLARELGSRGITVNLVHPGPTDTDMNPATGDQAEGQRATIALGHYGKPEDVAAAVAFLASPAAGQITGTGIVVDGGVNA from the coding sequence ATGAGCGAATTGGCAGGTAAACGCGCCCTCGTGACGGGCGCCTCTCGCGGCATTGGTGCTGCCATCGCCTTGGCACTCACCGAGAAGGGCGCGGATGTCGCCGTCACCTACGAGCGCTCGGCCGAGCGCGCCGCCGAGGTCGTGCGCGCCATCGAAACGAAAGGCGGGCGAAGCTTCGCCATCCAGGCCGACAGCGCCGACGCGGCCGCCGTGAAGCGCTCGATCGAGGCCGCAATCGACGGGCTCGGCGGCCTCGACATCCTCGTCAACAACGCCGGCATCGCTCGGGGCGGTCCGCTGGCGGACATGAGCCTCGCCGACATCGACGCCATCCTCGACGTGAACGTCCGGTCTGTCGTGCTCGCCTCGCAGGCCGCCATCCCGCATCTGAAAGAGGGTGGTCGAATCATATCCATCGGCTCCTGCCTGGCCGAGCGCGTCGCGTCTCCGGGCATGACGGTCTACTCCATGTCGAAGTCCGCTCTGCTCGCCTTCACCCGCGGTCTGGCCCGCGAACTCGGGTCGCGCGGCATCACCGTGAACCTCGTTCATCCGGGGCCGACCGACACCGACATGAACCCGGCGACGGGCGATCAGGCGGAGGGCCAGCGCGCGACGATTGCGCTCGGCCATTACGGCAAGCCGGAGGACGTTGCCGCCGCGGTCGCTTTCCTGGCCAGTCCCGCCGCGGGGCAAATCACCGGTACCGGCATTGTGGTCGATGGCGGCGTGAATGCCTGA